One part of the Cyprinus carpio isolate SPL01 chromosome B12, ASM1834038v1, whole genome shotgun sequence genome encodes these proteins:
- the LOC109070251 gene encoding forkhead box protein H1-like: MTKHWGGLLAPPVITVGAGAQRDHHLDCRTSHSFSNTSCHCSTNPLLELGGRLHKSTGMAQDSGYRAKPSDQSAWEMQDGTSSGGKKKNYQRYPKPPYSYLAMVAMVIQNSPEKKLTLSEILKEISTLFPFFKGNYKGWRDSVRHNLSSYDCFVKVLKDPAKPQGKGNFWTVEVSRIPLELLKRQNTAVSRQDETIFAQDLAPYIFQGYAQSNKSKTLPADLSLPPVPTRHSPPPSEDPYRPKLDSTFAIDSLLHSLRPAGSAGEGLRERERWGTGPPPHTRSTTPPRPCNGSYNCSSSTSSVSPASDLSDEDWRGVTLVGKRLGDRGSTSDGYSDSCPPPNKCSKRGTTPPWELPTSYAKYTPPNAVAPPSMRFNGNPFIPVGGIPFYGYGGVHVTSSHLIGHPYWRILPSGPVSIQAPPLLMDLDSMLQSVPPNKSVFDALGPNNQTAHPPPNQYALQNGPSLCKYSL; the protein is encoded by the exons ATGACAAAGCACTGGGGGGGCTTGTTGGCACCACCCGTGATCACTGTAGGAGCAGGAGCCCAACGCGACCATCACCTTGACTGCAGAACCAGCCATTCCTTCTCCAACACCAGCTGTCACTGCTCCACAAACCCACTGCTGGAGCTCGGTGGCCGGTTGCATAAGTCCACAGGGATGGCGCAGGACTCCGGTTACAGAGCCAAACCGTCCGATCAGAGCGCATGGGAAATGCAGGATGGGACCTCAAGTGGAGGAAAGAAGAAGAACTATCAGCGTTATCCCAAACCACCTTACTCTTACCTAGCTATGGTCGCCATGGTCATCCAGAACTCTCCGGAGAAGAAACTCACTTTGTCAGAG ATTCTGAAGGAGATCAGCACTCTCTTTCCATTCTTCAAGGGAAATTACAAAGGCTGGAGGGACTCAGTGAGACACAACCTGTCATCTTACGACTGCTTCGTGAAg GTGCTTAAGGATCCTGCTAAACCCCAAGGTAAAGGTAACTTTTGGACCGTAGAAGTGAGCCGAATTCCACTGGAGCTGCTGAAAAGACAGAATACGGCAGTGTCCCGTCAGGATGAAACTATCTTTGCTCAGGATCTGGCCCCGTACATCTTTCAAGGTTACGCTCAGTCGAACAAATCCAAAACTCTGCCTGCTGACCTCTCCTTACCCCCTGTCCCCACCCGTCACAGCCCACCTCCATCAGAGGACCCCTATCGTCCCAAACTGGACTCTACATTTGCTATAGATTCTCTCCTGCATAGCCTCAGACCTGCCGGTTCTGCTGGGGAAGGGCTACGAGAGAGAGAACGTTGGGGCACAGGGCCTCCTCCGCACACTCGCTCTACCACTCCACCACGTCCTTGTAATGGCTCGTATAATTGCAGTTCGTCAACCAGCTCCGTCAGTCCTGCGTCAGATTTGTCAGACGAGGACTGGAGAGGGGTGACACTCGTTGGGAAAAGATTAGGTGATCGAGGATCAACTTCAGACGGATACAGTGACTCCTGCCCACCGCCAAACAAATGCTCAAAACGCGGCACCACACCTCCATGGGAGCTGCCGACTTCCTACGCCAAGTACACCCCTCCCAACGCGGTAGCCCCTCCTAGTATGCGCTTTAATGGAAACCCGTTCATACCAGTGGGCGGTATTCCGTTCTACGGTTACGGTGGCGTACACGTCACTTCATCACACTTGATTGGTCACCCTTACTGGCGCATCCTACCAAGTGGGCCAGTTTCCATACAAGCCCCACCCCTCCTCATGGACTTGGACAGTATGCTGCAATCTGTTCCGCCCAATAAGAGTGTGTTTGATGCGCTTGGCCCCAACAATCAGACTGCTCATCCACCTCCAAACCAGTATGCCCTTCAGAACGGGCCTTCCCTTTGCAAATATTCTCTTTAA